GAAACAAGGAGCTGAGCCAAGAGAGGGAGAAACGAGCTGAGTGGGAGAAGCTGAATCCAGAGAAGGTGAAACCGGTTGAGCCGGAGAAAGTTCCAGAGGAGGAGACGGTGAACACGTCGAGGCCAAATCTTGCATTGCCAATACCAGAACCGGATAATCGACAAATGACATTGGAATCGCCAATGTATGCGCCCGGTAGCGATCTAGCATCTAGTCCTGTGAATATACCCAATTCAAATGCGGCATCTCGCCTCAGCTTTCTGAATGCGGATTTAGAAAAATTAAGTCCACGAACTCGTGCGAAAAAGTTGTTCACTGTTAAAAAAGTTGATGAGTCGCCTAATAGTGCTAGTCCGACAAATTTTGATGGCCCATTGTTTGGATTAACTATTGAAGACACGGATGGTAAGGTGACTTACGCCAGCGAGCAGGAGTATGTGGAATCTGTCATGCACGCGGCAGTAGACGACTTAAAAAACGAGAAATTCCCCAAAAATCTTCCTGTGCCAGATCCACTCTCGCCTCTTGCTTCGCCAGACATCCTGGAACCTGGTCAAGTCAAAACTGTTCCATTGATTGGGCCTGATATCGTTCCGGGAAATATGAACCAGAGAAAGGATGATCAGGGTACAGTAGACTTTGTCAAGCGGACTGTTGATACAGTCAAATCACGAGGTCTGCCGAGGCCATTGGTGACTGTGACTGACTCGCTACAAGTAGACAATCGAATAGCTAATAAAACAAATATACCTAGTAGTGGTTCTATGGAGGGCCTACTCATAAGTCCTGATGAAGCAGACGATGCGGTATTCGTGGATGACTTAGAAAATAAAAACACTGATTCCCAAAACGCGGCAAAGATTTCCAAGGGATTTGACGAGGATAGCCCGAGTGATATGGACACTGATTCAAACGGGAGTGCTTCCCTCATGGGTGCTAGTCAGCCTCTGGCGGAACTTGCTGATGTGGATGCATCGGCTGCTTGTGATATTGACATGGAGGCTGCCAAGGTCTCAGACGCACAGGATAATGAACGCATGATCGTCACAGTTtgtgataatgacgatgacgatgatcctATGGATCCAGGACTTGACGATGTAAGTGATTCGGACATGGAGAAATCGCCGCTTGATTTAGACGAGTTAGACGAGAAAGATCCCGACTTCCACACGAACATGACCATAAATGGCATGACTATGGAATTATCAAAAGTTCTTGATAGTATCGATACGGCGTCATCACATAAGTCACCATCGCCTGCTTCAGATTTCGATCCAGGTATGTAAATCACATTAGCACAGATGTGAGATTGTCTAATTACTTGCAGGAATAAGCTTTGTGAGTTCCTCATGTGGACGTATGGTATCTCATTggtttaaaagtgaaaatagtgTCATGTCTGTGACCATGATGCACCTCTAAGACGTCTCATGTATTTTGTAACAGTAAAACCAATTTGAATGCAGCAATGTCAGTATGTAGAGCTGACTGGTTTGGAAAATTGATGGGCTGTTTGATAATCaattcttctttttcattaATGGTGGTTGAAGATATTTCATATTAACTCTTCTTTCTACACCATAAATGTGACTCgttctaccaaaactaggcgcttgtcgcatctgaacttgacaggttgatacggacttgttgttcatttccctattgtagaccttttgtgaaatctattacaaactgatttggttacatttcaccaaaggtctacagtagggaaatgaacaacaagtccgtatcaacctgtcaagttcagatgcgacaagcgccaagttttggtagagcgggtcacaaatgttctTGTTCTGCGTTCCCTGATGCCGctgaaacaaattttgaaaatatactGAACTGTCATCAAAGTTGTCCATAGCATATTTGTCCTATCCGAGATTCAGCTTTCATTTGGTTCATGAAAGGCTGTTCAGATCGAGTGATGCCTTTGACTAAACTAATACTGGATCATGAAAAAACCTCTGTTTATCAAAGATACTGTACGCCTAATAAGGTATTATCAAAACTTCGGCAACAGGGGACGTTCAATGTTATTGTGGTTCTGCTTGTTTCCTATCTTGTGATGTTTTCCCTCTTACAAAGGGATTCTGCTTGATACCCCAGCTTTTGGGCCGTTCCCTTGCTTGGTTTGCTCTTCTgtcatgacatacatgtaattggggAAAAAGAACTCTTCGTGCTCACATATGCTTTGTGTTTGAGCTTGTCGTGTGTTGAAATCAATTAGTTCAAAGTAGTCTGTCAGTTAGTTGATATTGTTGTGCTAGACTCCATGATTTCACCTCTTAGTGATAGAGTTTAGTTACTCTGTGTCATTGCTCCCTAAATGTTGGTGTTGCTCCAAGCATGCTTATCCATTCCGATTCATCATTCCATCTTACCAAGATAATGTGACTCCTGTGCGCTTCAGGCTTTTGGTACTGCTTTTAATAGGCAGTTGGCTTCATCATACCACCATCATTCTGGTCCCAGCATGATCCAGCCCATCCATCCCCCTGCCCCTGGTCTCCGCTTCATCAGTGCTGTTCTCTGGCTGAGTACATGTAATGGGTGTGCTGCTTCAGGTTGAGGAGTTGCTTGTGTGTCTGTACGTCTATCACCAAATCGTTGATATTTGACTATACAtgaaattgttttgtgtttcCATGTTGTTTCCTAGACGATGACAGCGGCAGCACTCCGGATGAGTTTGAGCGTGAACTTGACGAAATGTTGGCCAAGGTTCATGAGGAGGGCATCTTGCTAACCACAGGGGCTGGCAGTAAGCATTTGTTGCAAGGTCCAGGTTCTGCTCATGGTAGTCACTACTGTTTGCTATTTGGTGAATTAGGTGTCATCATCGCCCCTCTGTAGCTGGTGGTTGATGGGACATCAGTTTATACACCAATTACAACTCAATATAGGCCTTAGCTTTCTTGTACCCTGAGCAGAACCTCGGAAATCTTTGACATAATGATTGATACCTGCCCTTCACTTGGTAAATGGTTTTACTCTGAAGTGGGTTGGACATTTTTTGGTGGTGTAtgtgtgtctgtgtgtttcCCTACATTCATCATGACATTCCAACAGTACATAATACAGCACGCCAAGCTTAACATCTCAATACAGATCCCATTCCTGATCCTGTAATGGCACATAACCTCTAACAAGTGGCAGCACCCATGAACTCCATAGGATTTTCCAGCTTCATTTAGTGATATCCGTCTTGTCTAAATCTGGTTGAACAGTTAACTTTGGTGTCTAGTTATCTCCTCTCTCAAAGCGGTATACATTACAAAGTCCCCAAAATCATATCTGATCTGCTGATTGCACATCAGTGTTTTGATTTATCCATTGGCTAATAACCAATTAGTGTAGTTCATGgtcattgcattgcattgcgcATTCTGATATCAACTGAGCTATGAATTCCATCCCAAAGCGCTGTAAATAAACTACGCTTCAAccaaaatgataaacttttaaaaTTGAGCGGATTTTCTCTGCgaatatttcagttttcttgTTGTTCCAGagaaaaaaggaaagaaaaagcCAGAACATGGTGAAGAGAAAAAGAGCTTATTTGAGATGCTCACTGGTTCACCGAGCCACAATCTTGACATCGATTGTAGTGGTTACAGCGTTCCTTGTCCATATGGAGATTGGTAGAGGGGTAGGCAGTATTGTACCCTTACCCTTGACCTACTCTAGAATGTAGACAGACACGTCTTAGAATCCCTTTCTCGCGCTCCTCTCCTTGTCTTGTTTTGTCAATTCTGCTGTTTTCTCCAATTCTCAGACAATCTATTCTAAACATACAGTCACATAACCTCAAGAACACTTGTAAAACTTGATTTGGATTCTCCTTGGGATGATAACCCTCTGAATGATATAAACCTGTTGACTGCGTCTTTTCAAGGCAAAAAGGGATACACAAAGACAAATAGCTGTGGCAGAATTCCAAAACTTAGAGCTGTCCCTTTGCACCAATCGCCCACCCTGTGTGCTTGGGCCAGTGTGTTCAAATTGAATTTGTTTACATGAAACAGTTTGTTGTTGCTTTGTGAAACAGGCTGAACATGTGAGAAATCTTACTTTTCTGAACTTGTTGATAATTCTGTTATGGAAACGGGAACGTTATGATTGTCTAATATGGTTTTGTTTACTcattatttcatgtatttcattcATGCAGGTACAGTAGATGTGATTTGATAAGTTTTTGGACTTTCTTCACCTTGGTTCTCAGTGGTATATTTCCGTGTCAAAGTATTATTCACTTTTGTTCctctttttgatttgatcttttTATCATCTTGTGATTCAGTTCTAATAAGTATCCTCTCCCCTTCCAGGTGCCTATAAAAACGTCGAAGAGATCCTCCATGAAGCCAGTAGTGGTGAAGTCGTCGGATAACCTAGAAACTTGTCGGATATTCCAGGAACTTTCGGATACTTCAGGAACTTCTCGGTTATTCCACTTTTAATCATCATTCGCGGCATCCTCTACTGATCTCAaaagacatttaaaaaacaATGATCACATTGCCTCGGAGGATTCAGGAAAACACTGTTTGTAACTCTGTACATAGAGGATGAACCAAGTAGGACAGTGTCGACACAGTATATTCAAAATCGCTAGGCTACTGGTGTACGCCTGTGCTCCTAGTACTGGTCGGTGCATTCAGTTGGCGGTACCTCGTAGACCTTGTGGCACGAAATCTATTGTAAAATTGATTCTGAATTTTCCAATAGATTTCTTTCTCTGTTGGTCTGGCCTGGGAACTGTTAAGTGtcatattttgtcaattttgctGTACATAGACGATTGCTTAGTTTTCGTCATGGGGATTGTGGATCCCTGAACGTTTTGCTGGTGTTTTAGTCAGTAACAGAGACATGAATACTACTTCACTGCAGACACTTTTTAGCATGCATATTCCTCGCACCAAACAATTGTCCCTAATAATCAGTGAGATGATTCCTTTGGTGAACAGAAGTAGTTAGTCAATGTTCTTTCCTCGTATTTTCCCTCTTGGAAAGTGGTATTCTGAATCATGCGTTTAACAGACATGGCGGTGAGATGTGATTGTTTTCTGCAATTACCTGCTCTTGCATTGTAAGTAGCCCAGGATCCAATGGGAAAACATATGGTTTTCAGAAACCTGAAGTAGCCCAGCCTTAAGTTTACGTCTCGTCTGAGGTCAAGTCTCAGAGTTTAGATTTCTACGTGATCTCACACCTTGTCAATAACACAGTGATAGAATGAAAATCAATGCAGGTCTATAAAATTCATTATTTTAGTCAGAGTGTGCGTCTTTTATGCTGTTAAATcggtttttgttttcatatttgttTAATGCTTGTTTTGTTTTAATATTGAGTTTAATTTCTCCCTGCACATGATCAAATGTCAGATGTAACTTAAGTATCCTGTGACAAGGAGTTGTAGTACATCAAATTCTATAGAAGCTTAATATCAGTTTTCATCcggattttttcattttcacttggTCTTCTCAAGCAATGAATTTCATCATTAGTCTTATGTCATCTTCTGGTATGTTTGTTGTGTTGCCGGGTCATTTCAAATGTATCACATCATTTGTGAAATGTATCTGTGGAATTCTCTCTCTACGAAGTTATTTTCAAACTGA
Above is a window of Lineus longissimus chromosome 3, tnLinLong1.2, whole genome shotgun sequence DNA encoding:
- the LOC135484522 gene encoding protein phosphatase 1 regulatory subunit 37-like isoform X3, which gives rise to MEGAIELADVVADTEISGENDNQRGTLGKSAPKLSVPLQSCIKSEIGGVSGGRGESPSRINKASRRVYFPDGGNFVTKAFEPPNPWDKAKSFTTSELVNDYQRSCEKVNVRPLPKLLNQLQAILDFGERFETLTLKGERLDVRHCETLEEVLRRVQFKTVDLEATHLDDEGAGALFDMIEYYESATKLNIAYNRSIGPRGWQACSRMLKKTPCLENLDARNCLFTEQSMPFLGRALRLGSNLTTLHLESCSLSGRPLLILVGALKLNETLKELFLADNRLMPSDGIQLGNLLKFNHRLQLLDLRNNHLQDVGATHISDGLYEQNLGTGLTTLVLWNNQITYQSMTSLARALYATQSLETLNLGHNSITNEGILALKDGLLKNKSLLRLGIQASKLSCEGAIALAEYIADNKKLLRVDLRENDIKTAGLMALSLSLKVNMYVSRVDIDKDPKKESGVKDYVDQQKRLHQDIQGWLVRNKELSQEREKRAEWEKLNPEKVKPVEPEKVPEEETVNTSRPNLALPIPEPDNRQMTLESPMYAPGSDLASSPVNIPNSNAASRLSFLNADLEKLSPRTRAKKLFTVKKVDESPNSASPTNFDGPLFGLTIEDTDGKVTYASEQEYVESVMHAAVDDLKNEKFPKNLPVPDPLSPLASPDILEPGQVKTVPLIGPDIVPGNMNQRKDDQGTVDFVKRTVDTVKSRGLPRPLVTVTDSLQVDNRIANKTNIPSSGSMEGLLISPDEADDAVFVDDLENKNTDSQNAAKISKGFDEDSPSDMDTDSNGSASLMGASQPLAELADVDASAACDIDMEAAKVSDAQDNERMIVTVCDNDDDDDPMDPGLDDVSDSDMEKSPLDLDELDEKDPDFHTNMTINGMTMELSKVLDSIDTASSHKSPSPASDFDPDDDSGSTPDEFERELDEMLAKVHEEGILLTTGAGSAYKNVEEILHEASSGEVVG
- the LOC135484522 gene encoding protein phosphatase 1 regulatory subunit 37-like isoform X2: MEGAIELADVVADTEISGENDNQRGTLGKSAPKLSVPLQSCIKSEIGGVSGGRGESPSRINKASRRVYFPDGGNFVTKAFEPPNPWDKAKSFTTSELVNDYQRSCEKVNVRPLPKLLNQLQAILDFGERFETLTLKGERLDVRHCETLEEVLRRVQFKTVDLEATHLDDEGAGALFDMIEYYESATKLNIAYNRSIGPRGWQACSRMLKKTPCLENLDARNCLFTEQSMPFLGRALRLGSNLTTLHLESCSLSGRPLLILVGALKLNETLKELFLADNRLMPSDGIQLGNLLKFNHRLQLLDLRNNHLQDVGATHISDGLYEQNLGTGLTTLVLWNNQITYQSMTSLARALYATQSLETLNLGHNSITNEGILALKDGLLKNKSLLRLGIQASKLSCEGAIALAEYIADNKKLLRVDLRENDIKTAGLMALSLSLKVNMYVSRVDIDKDPKKESGVKDYVDQQKRLHQDIQGWLVRNKELSQEREKRAEWEKLNPEKVKPVEPEKVPEEETVNTSRPNLALPIPEPDNRQMTLESPMYAPGSDLASSPVNIPNSNAASRLSFLNADLEKLSPRTRAKKLFTVKKVDESPNSASPTNFDGPLFGLTIEDTDGKVTYASEQEYVESVMHAAVDDLKNEKFPKNLPVPDPLSPLASPDILEPGQVKTVPLIGPDIVPGNMNQRKDDQGTVDFVKRTVDTVKSRGLPRPLVTVTDSLQVDNRIANKTNIPSSGSMEGLLISPDEADDAVFVDDLENKNTDSQNAAKISKGFDEDSPSDMDTDSNGSASLMGASQPLAELADVDASAACDIDMEAAKVSDAQDNERMIVTVCDNDDDDDPMDPGLDDVSDSDMEKSPLDLDELDEKDPDFHTNMTINGMTMELSKVLDSIDTASSHKSPSPASDFDPDDDSGSTPDEFERELDEMLAKVHEEGILLTTGAGSKHLLQGPGSAHGSHYCLLFGELGVIIAPL
- the LOC135484522 gene encoding protein phosphatase 1 regulatory subunit 37-like isoform X1 yields the protein MEGAIELADVVADTEISGENDNQRGTLGKSAPKLSVPLQSCIKSEIGGVSGGRGESPSRINKASRRVYFPDGGNFVTKAFEPPNPWDKAKSFTTSELVNDYQRSCEKVNVRPLPKLLNQLQAILDFGERFETLTLKGERLDVRHCETLEEVLRRVQFKTVDLEATHLDDEGAGALFDMIEYYESATKLNIAYNRSIGPRGWQACSRMLKKTPCLENLDARNCLFTEQSMPFLGRALRLGSNLTTLHLESCSLSGRPLLILVGALKLNETLKELFLADNRLMPSDGIQLGNLLKFNHRLQLLDLRNNHLQDVGATHISDGLYEQNLGTGLTTLVLWNNQITYQSMTSLARALYATQSLETLNLGHNSITNEGILALKDGLLKNKSLLRLGIQASKLSCEGAIALAEYIADNKKLLRVDLRENDIKTAGLMALSLSLKVNMYVSRVDIDKDPKKESGVKDYVDQQKRLHQDIQGWLVRNKELSQEREKRAEWEKLNPEKVKPVEPEKVPEEETVNTSRPNLALPIPEPDNRQMTLESPMYAPGSDLASSPVNIPNSNAASRLSFLNADLEKLSPRTRAKKLFTVKKVDESPNSASPTNFDGPLFGLTIEDTDGKVTYASEQEYVESVMHAAVDDLKNEKFPKNLPVPDPLSPLASPDILEPGQVKTVPLIGPDIVPGNMNQRKDDQGTVDFVKRTVDTVKSRGLPRPLVTVTDSLQVDNRIANKTNIPSSGSMEGLLISPDEADDAVFVDDLENKNTDSQNAAKISKGFDEDSPSDMDTDSNGSASLMGASQPLAELADVDASAACDIDMEAAKVSDAQDNERMIVTVCDNDDDDDPMDPGLDDVSDSDMEKSPLDLDELDEKDPDFHTNMTINGMTMELSKVLDSIDTASSHKSPSPASDFDPDDDSGSTPDEFERELDEMLAKVHEEGILLTTGAGKKKGKKKPEHGEEKKSLFEMLTGSPSHNLDIDCSGYSVPCPYGDW